In Chryseobacterium camelliae, one DNA window encodes the following:
- a CDS encoding ABC-F family ATP-binding cassette domain-containing protein, whose amino-acid sequence MLTVSNLSLQFGKRVLFDEVNIMFTKGNCYGIIGANGAGKSTFLKILTGKQDPTTGHVSLEPGKRMSVLEQDHFAYDQYNVLEAVLRGNKKLFEIKEEMDALYAKEDFSDEDGIKAGELGVIYDEMGGWTAESDAQTMLSNVGIKDDMHWQMMSELENKDKVKVLLAQALFGNPDVLILDEPTNDLDIETISWLEDFLADYENTVIVVSHDRHFLDTVCTHIGDLDYAKLNLYTGNYSFWYQASQLATKQRAQANKKAEEKKKELQDFIARFSSNVAKAKQATARKKMIDKLNIDDIKPTSRRYPAIIFEMEREAGDQILDVKGLEKTKDGELLFSNVDLNLKKGDKVAVLSKNSLAITEFFEILAGNTEADKGSVAWGVTTTQSHMPLDNTNFFQEDLSLVDWLRQFTKNDEERHEEFMRGFLGRMLFSGDEALKSCKVLSGGEKMRCMFSRMMLQKANVLLLDEPTNHLDLESITTLNNSLSNFKGNLLLASHDHEMLSTVCNRIIELTPKGIIDREMTYDEYLADKKVKELKEKMYS is encoded by the coding sequence ATGTTAACAGTATCTAACTTATCTTTACAATTCGGGAAAAGAGTTCTCTTTGATGAAGTAAACATCATGTTTACCAAAGGAAACTGCTACGGGATTATCGGAGCAAATGGTGCAGGAAAATCTACATTCCTTAAAATATTAACGGGAAAGCAGGACCCGACTACAGGACATGTATCGCTGGAGCCGGGAAAAAGGATGTCAGTACTGGAACAGGATCACTTTGCCTATGACCAGTACAATGTTCTGGAAGCGGTTCTGAGAGGAAATAAGAAATTATTTGAGATAAAAGAGGAAATGGATGCCTTATACGCCAAAGAGGATTTCTCTGATGAAGACGGAATCAAAGCTGGCGAGCTGGGTGTGATCTATGATGAAATGGGCGGATGGACCGCTGAATCTGATGCACAGACCATGCTTTCCAATGTGGGCATCAAAGATGATATGCATTGGCAGATGATGAGTGAGCTGGAGAATAAGGACAAAGTAAAAGTCCTTCTCGCACAGGCACTTTTCGGGAATCCGGATGTACTGATCCTGGATGAGCCTACCAATGACCTGGACATCGAAACCATCTCGTGGCTGGAGGATTTCCTTGCCGATTATGAAAACACGGTCATTGTTGTATCCCACGACCGTCACTTCCTGGATACCGTATGTACCCACATCGGTGACCTTGATTATGCAAAACTGAATCTTTACACGGGTAACTACTCTTTCTGGTACCAGGCTTCCCAGCTGGCAACCAAGCAGAGAGCACAGGCCAATAAAAAAGCGGAAGAAAAGAAGAAGGAACTTCAGGATTTCATCGCACGATTCAGCTCTAACGTAGCGAAAGCAAAACAGGCTACCGCTAGAAAGAAAATGATCGATAAACTGAATATTGATGATATCAAACCTACTTCCAGAAGGTATCCTGCCATTATTTTCGAAATGGAAAGAGAAGCGGGAGATCAGATTTTGGACGTTAAAGGCCTTGAAAAAACAAAAGACGGAGAATTGTTATTCTCAAACGTCGATCTGAACCTTAAAAAAGGGGATAAGGTTGCGGTTTTGTCTAAAAATTCATTGGCGATCACAGAATTTTTTGAAATCCTGGCAGGAAACACTGAAGCAGACAAAGGAAGCGTTGCCTGGGGAGTTACCACTACTCAGTCTCACATGCCTTTAGACAACACGAATTTCTTTCAGGAAGATTTAAGCCTGGTAGACTGGCTAAGACAATTCACGAAAAACGATGAAGAACGTCATGAGGAATTTATGAGAGGATTCCTGGGTAGAATGCTTTTCTCAGGGGATGAAGCTTTGAAATCATGTAAAGTACTTTCCGGGGGTGAAAAAATGAGGTGTATGTTCAGCAGGATGATGCTTCAGAAAGCCAATGTTCTTTTACTGGACGAACCTACCAACCACCTGGACCTTGAAAGTATCACGACCCTGAACAACTCATTGTCCAACTTCAAAGGAAACCTTTTACTGGCCTCTCATGACCACGAAATGTTGTCTACAGTCTGTAACAGGATCATTGAACTGACGCCTAAAGGAATCATCGACAGGGAAATGACCTATGATGAATACCTTGCTGATAAAAAAGT
- the smpB gene encoding SsrA-binding protein SmpB, translating to MKIEKTVNIVNRRARFEYEILEEMEAGMVLTGTEIKSLRSSKASIAESFCQFIEGELYIINMMIDEYKLGTFYNHKTKRERKLLLHKKELQKLEKKLKDAGNTIIPLKLYINDRGKAKVLIALGRGKKLYDKRESIKDRENKRNLDRVLKKS from the coding sequence ATGAAGATTGAAAAGACAGTCAATATAGTCAACAGAAGAGCCCGTTTCGAGTATGAAATCCTTGAGGAAATGGAAGCAGGAATGGTTTTAACCGGTACGGAAATAAAATCTTTACGGTCTTCCAAAGCATCCATTGCAGAATCCTTCTGTCAGTTTATAGAAGGGGAGTTGTACATCATTAACATGATGATCGATGAATATAAATTAGGCACTTTTTACAACCACAAAACAAAAAGGGAACGGAAATTGCTGTTGCACAAAAAAGAATTACAGAAGCTTGAAAAAAAACTGAAAGATGCAGGAAACACCATAATACCTCTCAAGTTATATATCAACGACAGAGGAAAAGCAAAGGTGTTAATTGCGCTGGGAAGGGGTAAAAAACTCTATGATAAAAGGGAAAGTATAAAAGATAGAGAAAATAAACGTAACCTCGACAGAGTATTAAAGAAAAGTTAA
- a CDS encoding OmpA family protein, protein MKNLKLGISALALTVASTVFAQTTNNPWLIGVGAHAENHMAQRNNFSNTFSANNLTKTMFNVNNFSITPPLSKLTVARNVAKGFVVDWQTSVGNVENKRFNMGKEFFLMTGLGLQAKAAGILWNEESWFDPYLRVGANYLRHDYTALSFPRTDANGEYVANGENGNENGKANFFTVSTGAGANFWVTKNFGLGVQGDYVSTPGDKSNVANFWQASASLLFRFGNRDRDKDGILDKDDLCPDTPGLPEFQGCPDTDGDGVPDKDDQCPDVAGPVENNGCPWPDTDGDGVIDKDDACPTVAGPAENNGCPWPDTDGDGILDKDDACPTVPGLPEYNGCPKPKSVTATQVEENFRSVYFDFNKATIKPESKPALDKAAEIIKTDGGHYLLEGRTDAKGSEVYNLKLSRERAAAVVAALDARGVDPNALKSVGVGKAKATVPATASDAERQVDRKVVVTAIEDDAQWSTMKKKDYEDAPVKKAPAKKTTKKKVVKKRK, encoded by the coding sequence ATGAAAAATCTAAAATTAGGAATTTCAGCATTGGCGCTTACTGTTGCCTCTACTGTATTCGCACAGACTACCAACAATCCGTGGTTGATCGGGGTTGGTGCTCATGCGGAAAACCATATGGCGCAGAGAAACAACTTCAGTAATACGTTTTCTGCTAACAATCTTACGAAGACAATGTTCAATGTGAACAACTTCTCTATTACACCTCCGCTATCTAAACTTACCGTAGCAAGAAACGTTGCTAAAGGTTTTGTAGTAGACTGGCAGACTTCCGTAGGGAACGTTGAGAACAAGAGATTCAATATGGGGAAAGAATTCTTCCTTATGACAGGTCTTGGTTTACAGGCTAAAGCAGCCGGTATCCTTTGGAACGAAGAATCTTGGTTTGATCCTTACTTAAGAGTTGGTGCAAACTACCTGAGACATGACTACACTGCACTTTCATTCCCTAGAACGGATGCTAATGGTGAGTATGTTGCAAACGGTGAAAATGGTAACGAAAACGGTAAAGCAAACTTCTTTACAGTTTCTACAGGTGCAGGAGCTAACTTCTGGGTAACTAAAAACTTCGGTTTAGGTGTTCAGGGAGATTATGTATCCACTCCTGGTGACAAATCTAACGTTGCTAACTTCTGGCAGGCTTCTGCTTCCCTATTATTCAGATTCGGAAACAGAGACAGAGATAAGGATGGTATTTTAGATAAAGATGACTTATGTCCTGATACCCCAGGATTACCAGAATTCCAAGGATGTCCTGATACTGATGGCGATGGAGTTCCAGATAAAGACGATCAATGTCCAGATGTAGCTGGTCCAGTTGAAAACAACGGTTGTCCTTGGCCAGATACAGATGGTGACGGTGTAATCGATAAAGATGATGCTTGTCCTACAGTTGCAGGTCCTGCAGAAAACAACGGTTGTCCTTGGCCAGATACAGACGGTGACGGTATCCTTGATAAAGATGATGCTTGTCCTACAGTTCCTGGATTACCAGAATACAACGGTTGTCCTAAGCCTAAGAGCGTAACTGCTACTCAGGTTGAAGAGAACTTCAGAAGTGTTTACTTCGATTTCAACAAAGCTACCATCAAGCCTGAATCTAAACCAGCATTGGATAAAGCAGCTGAGATCATCAAAACTGACGGAGGTCACTACTTATTAGAAGGTAGAACAGATGCTAAAGGTTCTGAGGTTTATAACCTGAAACTTTCTAGAGAAAGAGCTGCTGCTGTAGTTGCTGCCCTAGATGCTAGAGGTGTAGATCCAAACGCTCTTAAATCTGTAGGTGTTGGTAAAGCTAAAGCTACTGTTCCTGCAACAGCATCAGACGCTGAAAGACAAGTAGACAGAAAAGTAGTGGTAACTGCTATCGAAGATGATGCTCAATGGAGTACAATGAAGAAGAAAGATTATGAAGATGCTCCGGTTAAAAAAGCACCAGCTAAAAAAACTACTAAGAAAAAAGTAGTTAAAAAAAGAAAATAA
- a CDS encoding YebC/PmpR family DNA-binding transcriptional regulator, producing the protein MGRAFEYRKASKMARWDKMAKTFSKIGKDIALAVKAGGPDPESNPALRRCIQNAKGANMPKDNVERAIKKASGADAENYEEVTYEGYGQGGVAFFVECTTNNTTRTVANVRAVFNKFDGNLGKNGELAFIFDRKGIFTIDLAQIKMDWDDFEMEMIDGGAEDVEKDEEEVMITTAFEDFGSLSHKLDELGIEAKSAELQRIPNNTKEVTEDQFKANMKMLERFEEDDDVQNVYHNMEITEDMMSSL; encoded by the coding sequence ATGGGAAGAGCATTTGAGTATAGAAAAGCTTCTAAAATGGCCCGCTGGGACAAGATGGCCAAGACATTTTCCAAAATAGGCAAAGATATTGCTCTGGCAGTAAAAGCAGGAGGTCCTGACCCTGAATCTAATCCTGCCCTGAGGAGATGTATCCAGAATGCGAAAGGGGCCAATATGCCTAAAGATAACGTAGAACGGGCGATCAAAAAAGCCAGCGGTGCAGATGCTGAAAATTACGAGGAGGTAACTTATGAAGGATACGGACAGGGTGGAGTTGCATTTTTTGTTGAATGTACCACTAACAATACAACCAGAACAGTAGCGAACGTCAGGGCTGTTTTCAATAAATTCGACGGTAACCTTGGAAAGAATGGGGAGCTTGCATTCATCTTCGACAGAAAGGGAATCTTTACAATCGATCTCGCTCAGATTAAAATGGACTGGGATGATTTTGAGATGGAAATGATCGACGGCGGGGCTGAAGATGTTGAAAAGGATGAAGAGGAAGTGATGATTACTACCGCCTTTGAAGATTTCGGATCTCTATCCCATAAGCTGGATGAACTGGGCATCGAGGCGAAAAGCGCAGAACTGCAAAGAATCCCGAACAATACCAAAGAAGTGACAGAAGATCAGTTCAAGGCGAATATGAAAATGCTGGAACGTTTTGAGGAAGATGATGATGTACAGAACGTATACCATAATATGGAGATCACAGAAGATATGATGAGCTCTTTGTAA
- a CDS encoding UDP-2,3-diacylglucosamine diphosphatase — protein MKRNVELVVISDVHLGTYGCKAKELLRYLNSVQPGTLVLNGDIIDIWQFKKSYFPKPHLKVIKKILSLATKSTNVYYITGNHDEMFRKFTDFELGKLKVCNKLCLTINHKKTWIFHGDVFDASVQHSKWIAKLGGKGYDLLIVINNIVNWFLERMGKEKYSFSKKIKNNVKKAVKYIGDFELTASELAIDNHYDYVICGHIHQPQMREVTNKKGSCTYLNSGDWIENLSALEYNDGTWEIFHYDEHKHLLKDDSHDEIQDINSADLMKIVTSFSL, from the coding sequence ATGAAAAGAAACGTTGAATTGGTTGTTATATCGGATGTTCATTTGGGAACTTATGGATGTAAGGCTAAAGAGCTACTAAGGTATCTTAATTCCGTTCAGCCCGGAACGCTGGTCTTAAATGGAGATATTATTGATATCTGGCAGTTCAAAAAGTCTTACTTCCCTAAGCCACATCTGAAAGTCATTAAAAAAATACTTTCACTGGCTACTAAAAGCACAAATGTATACTATATTACCGGAAACCATGATGAAATGTTCCGGAAATTCACAGACTTCGAATTAGGCAAACTTAAAGTATGCAATAAGCTATGCCTCACCATCAACCATAAAAAGACCTGGATTTTCCATGGTGATGTCTTTGATGCTTCAGTACAGCATTCTAAATGGATTGCCAAGCTTGGAGGAAAAGGCTATGATCTGCTGATTGTCATCAACAATATCGTTAACTGGTTTCTCGAAAGGATGGGGAAGGAAAAGTATTCATTTTCCAAAAAAATCAAAAACAACGTAAAAAAAGCAGTTAAGTACATTGGGGATTTTGAGCTTACTGCCTCAGAACTGGCAATAGATAATCATTATGACTATGTGATCTGCGGGCATATCCATCAACCCCAGATGCGTGAAGTGACCAATAAGAAAGGTTCGTGTACTTATCTTAATTCCGGGGACTGGATAGAGAATCTCTCTGCTTTGGAGTACAATGACGGAACATGGGAGATTTTCCATTATGATGAACATAAACATCTTCTCAAGGACGATTCGCATGATGAGATCCAGGATATCAATAGTGCAGATCTGATGAAAATTGTAACCAGCTTTTCCTTATGA
- a CDS encoding glycosyltransferase family protein: MKILYAFQGTGNGHMARAQEIVPILKKYASVDTLISGHQSQLKADFEINFRYSGISLLYNKTGGLSYFKTLTQNNFLKAAQVIRSLDLSGYDLIINDFEPLTSWICRLKGLPMVGLSHQASMSFKETPKPEKKDFFGELVLKYYAPFKKGIGFHFEPYHINIKKPVIRKKIRNLLPDKKGYYLVYLPSFSDENIIRVLHNIPVQWKVFSRYASQSFVKENVEVFPIDEHQYLQCFEGCNGILCNAGFETPAEALFMDKKLFVIPIQNQYEQACNACALDKMGIPNSTILKEQEIRDWVASDFHYQVDYPDDIEEILLREVLRR; encoded by the coding sequence ATGAAAATCCTTTATGCATTTCAGGGTACCGGCAACGGGCATATGGCAAGGGCACAGGAAATTGTCCCTATTCTCAAAAAATATGCGTCTGTAGATACACTGATCAGCGGACATCAGTCACAGCTAAAAGCAGACTTTGAAATTAATTTCCGGTACAGTGGGATCTCATTGCTATATAACAAGACCGGAGGTTTATCCTATTTTAAAACGCTTACACAGAATAATTTTCTGAAAGCGGCTCAAGTGATCAGGTCATTGGACCTTTCGGGGTATGATCTCATCATCAACGATTTCGAGCCATTAACCAGCTGGATCTGTAGGCTGAAAGGACTTCCTATGGTTGGGCTCAGCCATCAGGCTTCCATGAGTTTTAAGGAAACTCCTAAACCTGAAAAAAAAGATTTTTTCGGAGAACTGGTCCTGAAATATTATGCTCCTTTTAAAAAGGGGATAGGATTTCATTTTGAACCGTATCATATTAATATCAAAAAGCCTGTAATTAGAAAGAAAATCAGGAATCTACTTCCTGATAAGAAAGGATATTACTTGGTTTACCTTCCCAGCTTTTCCGATGAGAACATTATCCGTGTCCTGCACAATATACCCGTACAATGGAAAGTGTTTTCAAGATATGCCAGTCAATCTTTTGTTAAAGAAAATGTTGAAGTGTTCCCAATAGATGAACACCAATATTTACAATGCTTTGAAGGTTGCAACGGCATTTTATGCAATGCTGGCTTCGAGACTCCTGCAGAAGCGCTTTTCATGGATAAGAAACTATTTGTCATCCCTATCCAGAACCAATATGAGCAGGCATGCAATGCCTGTGCACTGGACAAAATGGGAATTCCTAATTCTACAATATTAAAAGAACAGGAGATAAGAGACTGGGTGGCTTCAGATTTTCATTATCAAGTGGATTATCCCGATGATATAGAAGAAATACTTTTAAGGGAAGTATTACGCAGGTAA
- a CDS encoding GNAT family N-acetyltransferase: protein MRTENNKSGNGGVITLNNDIKEVGRLTYTIFPEQNRLVISFVLVHPEFEGRGMGKFLVEEAIKFARENKWKVYPHCSYARAVMRRMHDVEDIFLPA, encoded by the coding sequence ATGAGGACCGAAAATAATAAATCAGGCAATGGCGGTGTAATCACCCTCAATAATGATATTAAAGAAGTTGGAAGGCTCACTTATACCATATTTCCGGAACAGAACAGGCTGGTTATTTCATTTGTACTTGTTCATCCTGAATTTGAAGGGAGAGGAATGGGTAAATTCCTGGTAGAAGAAGCCATCAAATTCGCCCGTGAAAATAAGTGGAAAGTATATCCGCACTGTTCCTATGCAAGAGCAGTAATGAGAAGGATGCATGATGTAGAAGATATTTTTTTACCTGCGTAA
- a CDS encoding RDD family protein, which translates to MSQIAINTSQNVNINFNIASVGERMLAFIIDLLIKVAYVIVVLYLFFGILDLGRLLAGMDRWSVIAIYIALTFPVYIYPVILESLMEGQTPGKKVMKIRVVKIDGYQAGFGDYMIRWVFRIIDTSFAGVIGLISMIVSKNNQRLGDMASGTAVISLKNSINISHTILENLNEDYIPSFPQVIALSDNDMRIIKDNFMKAIRTDDRHVINRLSEKIKSILKLDIDHSKMTERQFINVIIKDYNYYTGRDS; encoded by the coding sequence ATGTCTCAAATTGCGATTAATACCTCACAAAATGTAAATATTAATTTCAACATTGCCAGTGTTGGAGAAAGGATGCTAGCCTTCATTATCGACCTGCTGATCAAAGTGGCGTATGTCATCGTTGTCCTTTATCTTTTCTTCGGTATTCTTGATCTGGGACGCCTGCTGGCCGGGATGGACCGCTGGTCCGTCATAGCCATTTATATTGCCCTTACCTTCCCGGTATACATTTATCCTGTGATCCTGGAAAGCTTAATGGAAGGGCAAACGCCGGGCAAAAAAGTCATGAAGATCCGCGTGGTAAAAATCGACGGATACCAGGCGGGATTCGGGGATTATATGATCCGCTGGGTTTTCCGGATTATTGATACTTCTTTCGCAGGAGTCATTGGGCTGATCTCGATGATTGTATCCAAAAATAATCAGCGACTGGGTGATATGGCTTCAGGAACAGCCGTTATCTCCTTAAAAAACAGCATCAATATTTCCCATACGATCCTCGAGAACCTGAATGAAGATTATATTCCTTCATTCCCCCAGGTAATTGCCTTAAGTGATAACGATATGAGGATTATCAAAGATAACTTTATGAAAGCCATACGGACCGATGACCGGCATGTCATCAATAGGCTTTCTGAAAAAATCAAAAGCATTCTGAAACTGGATATTGATCACTCCAAGATGACCGAAAGACAGTTTATTAATGTCATCATCAAAGATTATAATTATTATACAGGAAGGGACAGCTGA
- a CDS encoding stage II sporulation protein M, which produces MREVYFIKQNKEKWLGIEQVIQGKVKKNPDDLSSLYINLINDLSFAQTYYPKSNTTVYLNHLSSQIFQKIYKTRRVEQNRITYFFGTEVPLLVYRYRRYLLYAFLFFILFTLIGVISSIYDKDFVNIILGEGYVNETIENIKKGNAVGIYQTGSTWGSTTGIIFNNIGVGAKLYIYGIFAGIGTLYYLLSNSVMLGSFQYFFYDYGALKDSARGIWLHGVFEIFSMVVEAMCGLILGASILFPRTFSRFQSFKNGFRDSFKIFLSTIPFTVCAGIIEGYVTRHALEMPLFLNLIIIFGSLSIIGFYYFVYPAIVNKKINHQIHDAVL; this is translated from the coding sequence ATGAGAGAAGTTTATTTCATCAAACAAAATAAAGAAAAATGGTTGGGAATTGAACAGGTTATTCAGGGGAAAGTCAAAAAAAATCCTGATGACCTCTCATCACTGTACATCAACCTGATCAACGATCTTTCTTTTGCCCAGACATATTATCCTAAAAGCAACACTACAGTATATCTGAATCATCTTTCTTCACAGATCTTTCAAAAGATCTATAAGACCCGGAGAGTGGAGCAGAACAGGATTACCTATTTTTTCGGTACTGAAGTGCCCTTGCTGGTATACCGGTATAGGAGGTACCTATTGTACGCCTTCCTTTTTTTTATTCTTTTTACCCTGATCGGTGTAATATCCTCCATATACGATAAAGATTTTGTCAATATCATCCTTGGAGAAGGCTACGTAAATGAAACCATAGAAAATATTAAAAAAGGCAATGCTGTAGGGATATACCAGACCGGATCTACATGGGGGAGTACAACCGGAATCATCTTTAATAACATCGGTGTAGGAGCGAAGTTATATATCTATGGAATTTTTGCTGGAATAGGAACGCTTTATTATCTGCTTTCAAACAGTGTAATGCTAGGATCCTTTCAATATTTCTTTTATGATTACGGTGCTCTGAAAGACAGTGCACGGGGAATCTGGCTCCATGGGGTCTTCGAGATTTTTTCCATGGTAGTGGAGGCCATGTGCGGCCTTATTCTCGGAGCATCCATTCTTTTTCCGAGGACTTTTTCCCGGTTCCAGTCTTTTAAAAACGGCTTCAGAGATTCATTTAAAATATTTTTAAGTACAATACCTTTTACAGTGTGTGCAGGAATTATCGAAGGATATGTTACCAGGCACGCGCTTGAGATGCCTTTGTTTCTGAACCTGATCATCATTTTTGGATCATTATCCATCATAGGCTTTTATTACTTTGTTTATCCTGCTATAGTCAACAAAAAAATTAATCACCAGATCCATGATGCAGTTTTATAA